One Nocardioides luti DNA window includes the following coding sequences:
- the leuD gene encoding 3-isopropylmalate dehydratase small subunit: protein MDAFTSHTGQGVPLRRSNVDTDQIIPAVYLKRVTRTGFEDGLFAAWRNDPAFVLNDARYAGGTILVAGPDFGTGSSREHAVWALQNYGFKAVISPRFGDIFRGNSGKAGLLAAQVDEKVVQRLWDLLEDEPGAAITVDLESRTVRAGEGPDAIEDSFDIDDYTRWRLLEGLDDVGITLGHADDITAYEATRPSWKPATQ, encoded by the coding sequence ATGGATGCCTTCACCAGCCACACCGGCCAGGGCGTGCCGCTGCGCCGCAGCAACGTCGACACCGACCAGATCATCCCGGCGGTCTACCTCAAGCGGGTCACGCGCACCGGCTTCGAGGACGGCCTCTTCGCGGCCTGGCGCAACGACCCGGCCTTCGTCCTGAACGACGCGCGGTACGCCGGGGGCACGATCCTCGTCGCGGGCCCCGACTTCGGCACCGGCTCCTCGCGCGAGCACGCCGTGTGGGCCCTGCAGAACTACGGCTTCAAGGCCGTGATCTCACCCCGCTTCGGCGACATCTTCCGCGGCAACTCCGGCAAGGCCGGCCTGCTCGCTGCCCAGGTCGACGAGAAGGTCGTGCAGCGGCTCTGGGACCTCCTCGAGGACGAGCCGGGCGCCGCGATCACCGTCGACCTCGAGTCGCGCACCGTGCGCGCCGGCGAGGGCCCGGACGCGATCGAGGACTCCTTCGACATCGACGACTACACCCGCTGGCGGCTGCTCGAGGGGCTCGACGACGTCGGCATCACCCTCGGCCACGCCGACGACATCACGGCCTACGAGGCCACCCGCCCGAGCTGGAAGCCCGCCACGCAGTAG
- the leuC gene encoding 3-isopropylmalate dehydratase large subunit, producing the protein MGKTLAEKVWDEHVVRAADGEPDLLFIDLHLIHEVTSPQAFDGLRLAGRAVRRPDLTLATEDHNVPTVDWDKPIADPVSRTQVETLRRNAEEFGVRLHPLGDIEQGIVHVVGPQLGLTQPGMTIVCGDSHTSTHGAFGAIAFGIGTSEVEHVLATQTLMQAKPKTMAVTINGSLPAGVTAKDLVLTLITHTGTGGGQGYIVEYRGQAIEELSMEARMTVCNMSIEWGAKAGLIAPDQTTFDYIEGRAEAPKGADWDAAVEHWKTLVTDDDAEFDKEIVLDAAEMTPFVTWGTNPGQGVPLGGSVPFPEQFEDSQDRIAAEKACEYMALEPGTPMREVKVDTVFVGSCTNGRIEDLRLAADIIKGRHVDKDTRLLVVPGSVRVRLQAEEEGLDVVFKEAGAEWRGAGCSMCLGMNPDQLAPGERSASTSNRNFEGRQGKGGRTHLVSVPVAAATAIRGTLSSPADLED; encoded by the coding sequence ATGGGCAAGACCCTGGCCGAGAAGGTCTGGGACGAGCACGTCGTCCGGGCCGCAGACGGAGAACCGGACCTGCTGTTCATCGATCTCCACCTGATCCACGAGGTGACGTCGCCCCAGGCGTTCGACGGGCTGCGCCTCGCGGGCCGCGCCGTACGCCGTCCCGACCTCACCCTGGCGACCGAGGACCACAACGTCCCGACGGTCGACTGGGACAAGCCGATCGCGGACCCCGTCTCGCGGACCCAGGTCGAGACGCTGCGCCGCAACGCCGAGGAGTTCGGTGTCCGGCTGCACCCGCTGGGCGACATCGAGCAGGGCATCGTGCACGTGGTCGGCCCGCAGCTCGGCCTGACCCAGCCCGGCATGACGATCGTCTGCGGCGACAGCCACACCAGCACGCACGGCGCCTTCGGGGCGATCGCCTTCGGCATCGGCACGTCGGAGGTCGAGCACGTCCTCGCGACGCAGACGCTGATGCAGGCCAAGCCGAAGACGATGGCGGTCACGATCAACGGCTCGCTCCCGGCCGGCGTCACCGCCAAGGACCTCGTCCTCACCCTGATCACGCACACCGGCACCGGCGGCGGTCAGGGCTACATCGTCGAGTACCGCGGCCAGGCCATCGAGGAGCTCTCGATGGAGGCCCGGATGACCGTGTGCAACATGAGCATCGAGTGGGGCGCCAAGGCCGGGCTGATCGCCCCCGACCAGACGACCTTCGACTACATCGAGGGCCGCGCCGAGGCGCCGAAGGGCGCCGACTGGGACGCGGCGGTCGAGCACTGGAAGACGCTCGTCACCGACGACGACGCCGAGTTCGACAAGGAGATCGTCCTCGACGCCGCCGAGATGACGCCGTTCGTCACCTGGGGCACCAACCCCGGCCAGGGCGTCCCGCTGGGTGGGTCCGTGCCGTTCCCCGAGCAGTTCGAGGACAGCCAGGACCGGATCGCCGCCGAGAAGGCCTGCGAGTACATGGCCCTCGAGCCCGGCACCCCCATGCGCGAGGTCAAGGTCGACACCGTCTTCGTCGGCTCCTGCACCAACGGCCGCATCGAGGACCTGCGCCTGGCCGCCGACATCATCAAGGGCCGGCACGTCGACAAGGACACCCGCCTGCTCGTCGTCCCCGGCTCGGTGCGCGTGCGCCTGCAGGCCGAGGAGGAGGGCCTGGACGTCGTGTTCAAGGAGGCGGGCGCCGAGTGGCGCGGCGCCGGCTGCTCGATGTGCCTGGGCATGAACCCCGACCAGCTCGCCCCCGGCGAGCGCAGCGCGTCGACATCCAACCGCAACTTCGAGGGCCGGCAGGGCAAGGGGGGGCGTACCCACCTGGTCTCCGTGCCCGTCGCCGCTGCCACCGCCATCCGCGGGACGCTCTCGTCCCCGGCCGACCTGGAGGACTGA
- a CDS encoding GNAT family N-acetyltransferase: MQPGMCDLVDTWWCDLFGITRDELWQAATVQPHGRLEGYAGLFVAWRDHGVHVSAPQSAEVVPLPPPDSWTSYAASIGGTVIGPATHHYLDVDPGPDPRVVRVEVADLAELRAVVTDEEWWESGSSDDDVEVAFGLVEDGALVAAASLSPYAGSPRDLGVLVAPSHRGRRLVDAVGRTAASYAIREHRVARWVARTANTASMAAAARLGFEPWCEQLAVRLPTTTP, translated from the coding sequence GTGCAGCCCGGAATGTGCGACCTCGTCGACACCTGGTGGTGCGACCTGTTCGGCATCACCCGCGACGAGCTGTGGCAAGCAGCCACGGTGCAGCCGCACGGACGGCTCGAGGGGTACGCCGGGTTGTTCGTCGCCTGGCGGGACCACGGGGTCCACGTCTCGGCGCCGCAGTCCGCCGAGGTCGTCCCGCTGCCGCCGCCTGACTCCTGGACGTCGTACGCCGCCTCGATCGGCGGGACCGTGATCGGCCCGGCGACCCACCACTACCTGGACGTGGACCCGGGGCCGGACCCGCGGGTGGTGCGGGTGGAGGTCGCCGACCTGGCGGAGCTGCGCGCGGTCGTGACCGACGAGGAGTGGTGGGAGTCGGGCTCCTCCGACGACGACGTCGAGGTCGCGTTCGGGCTCGTCGAGGACGGCGCGCTGGTCGCGGCCGCGTCGCTGTCGCCGTACGCCGGCAGCCCCCGCGACCTCGGGGTGCTCGTCGCCCCGTCGCACCGCGGCCGGCGCCTCGTCGATGCCGTCGGGCGGACCGCGGCGTCGTACGCGATCCGCGAGCACCGGGTGGCCCGCTGGGTCGCCCGCACCGCCAACACCGCGTCGATGGCGGCCGCGGCGCGGCTGGGCTTCGAGCCGTGGTGCGAGCAGCTCGCGGTGCGGCTGCCGACGACGACCCCGTAG
- the cofC gene encoding 2-phospho-L-lactate guanylyltransferase produces the protein MSLQQYAVVVPVKPPAVGKSRLVRATDDDRRALAAAFALDTVSACLAASRVAQVLVVTDDVPFAAQLGRLGCAAIPDGVSGDLNGSLREAAAEARRRWPDLVGVALCADLPALRPEDLDAALAAALPGRAAFVADAERVGTTLYTAPYDEFDPRFGVESREAHLDAGALEIAGDLVTLRRDVDDTEDLRAAAALGLGPHTRALV, from the coding sequence ATGTCCCTGCAGCAGTACGCCGTCGTCGTGCCGGTCAAGCCGCCCGCCGTCGGCAAGTCCCGCCTCGTCCGCGCCACCGACGACGACCGTCGCGCCCTGGCCGCCGCCTTCGCGCTCGACACCGTCAGCGCCTGCCTGGCCGCCTCCCGGGTGGCCCAGGTGCTCGTCGTGACCGACGACGTGCCGTTCGCCGCGCAGCTCGGGCGGCTCGGGTGCGCCGCGATCCCCGACGGCGTCTCCGGCGACCTCAACGGCAGCCTGCGCGAGGCCGCGGCCGAGGCACGCCGCCGCTGGCCGGACCTCGTCGGCGTCGCGCTGTGCGCGGACCTGCCGGCGCTGCGGCCCGAGGACCTCGACGCGGCCCTGGCGGCCGCCCTGCCCGGCCGGGCCGCGTTCGTCGCGGACGCCGAGCGGGTGGGCACGACGCTCTACACCGCGCCGTACGACGAGTTCGACCCGCGCTTCGGCGTCGAGTCCCGGGAGGCGCACCTCGACGCCGGCGCCCTCGAGATCGCCGGCGACCTGGTGACGCTGCGCCGCGACGTCGACGACACCGAGGACCTGCGGGCGGCTGCGGCGCTGGGCCTCGGACCGCACACCCGCGCCCTGGTCTGA
- a CDS encoding trans-sulfuration enzyme family protein has product MPEDATTAQPSPAPAWKPSTLAVTAGRPAREPDQPLNVPITMASTYVAGGDLEYGRYGNPGWTAFEDALGALEGGRCLAFATGLAAVTTVLDLVGHGAKVVAPAHSYTGTLLQLADLESRGRITATLVDITDTDAVVAACEDAALVWFESPTNPALELADIETISAAAHEAGAYVVVDNTFATPLLQTPLALGADVVVHSATKYLSGHSDVLLGAIATNDDELYAVLKGRRDLLGSTPGTLEAWLALRGLRTLHLRVERAQANAQELVRRLGKHPALSEVRYPGFGGIVSIVLAQGAMAADLLTRKTKLWVHATSLGGVESTFERRRRWKAEPGTIPDGLVRLSVGIEDVDDLWDDLRRALDDLR; this is encoded by the coding sequence ATGCCCGAGGACGCCACCACCGCCCAGCCCTCGCCCGCCCCGGCCTGGAAGCCGTCGACGCTCGCCGTGACGGCGGGCCGCCCGGCCCGCGAGCCCGACCAGCCCCTCAACGTGCCGATCACGATGGCCTCGACGTACGTCGCCGGCGGCGACCTGGAGTACGGCCGCTACGGCAACCCCGGCTGGACGGCCTTCGAGGACGCGCTCGGCGCGCTGGAGGGCGGCCGCTGCCTGGCCTTCGCGACGGGGCTCGCCGCGGTGACCACGGTGCTCGACCTGGTCGGGCACGGCGCCAAGGTGGTCGCGCCGGCGCACTCCTACACCGGCACGCTGCTGCAGCTCGCGGACCTCGAGTCGCGCGGCCGGATCACCGCGACCCTGGTCGACATCACCGACACCGACGCCGTCGTCGCCGCGTGCGAGGACGCCGCGCTGGTGTGGTTCGAGTCCCCGACCAACCCGGCCCTCGAGCTCGCCGACATCGAGACGATCAGCGCGGCCGCCCACGAGGCCGGCGCCTACGTCGTCGTCGACAACACCTTCGCCACTCCCCTGCTGCAGACCCCGCTGGCGCTCGGCGCCGACGTCGTCGTGCACTCGGCGACGAAGTACCTCTCCGGCCACAGCGACGTGCTGCTCGGCGCCATCGCGACCAACGACGACGAGCTGTACGCCGTGCTCAAGGGCCGCCGCGACCTGCTCGGCTCGACGCCCGGCACGCTCGAGGCGTGGCTCGCGCTGCGGGGGCTGCGCACGCTGCACCTGCGCGTCGAGCGGGCGCAGGCCAACGCGCAGGAGCTGGTCCGCCGCCTCGGCAAGCACCCGGCGCTGTCCGAGGTCCGCTACCCCGGCTTCGGCGGGATCGTCTCGATCGTGCTGGCCCAGGGCGCGATGGCCGCCGACCTGCTCACCCGCAAGACCAAGCTGTGGGTGCACGCGACGTCGCTCGGCGGCGTGGAGTCGACCTTCGAGCGGCGTCGTCGCTGGAAGGCCGAGCCCGGCACCATCCCCGACGGCCTGGTGCGCCTGTCGGTCGGCATCGAGGACGTCGACGACCTGTGGGACGACCTGCGCCGGGCGCTCGACGACCTGAGATGA
- a CDS encoding IclR family transcriptional regulator, with product MDNTSGVGVLDKAALVLTALESGPATLAGLVAGTGLARPTAHRLAVALEHHRLVARDMQGRFVLGPRLAELSAAAGEDRLLATAGPVLARLRDITGESAQLWRRQGEHRVCVAAAERPSGLRDTIPVGSQLTMRAGSAAQVLLAWEDPERMHRGLQNAAFSAAALSGIRRRGWAQSVGEREQGVASVSAPVRSPGGKIIAAVSVSGPLERLSRQPGRMHAPAVLAAAERLSESLRRAAAE from the coding sequence ATGGACAACACCAGCGGAGTGGGCGTGCTCGACAAGGCCGCCCTCGTGCTCACCGCCCTCGAGTCGGGACCCGCCACCCTCGCCGGTCTCGTCGCCGGAACCGGCCTCGCCCGACCCACCGCGCACCGCCTCGCGGTCGCCCTGGAGCACCACCGGCTGGTGGCCCGCGACATGCAGGGACGCTTCGTCCTCGGCCCCCGGCTGGCCGAGCTCTCGGCGGCCGCCGGCGAGGACCGCCTGCTCGCCACGGCCGGCCCGGTCCTGGCCCGCCTGCGCGACATCACCGGCGAGTCCGCCCAGCTCTGGCGCCGTCAGGGCGAGCACCGCGTGTGCGTCGCCGCCGCCGAGCGCCCCTCCGGCCTGCGCGACACGATCCCGGTCGGCTCGCAGCTCACCATGCGGGCCGGCTCGGCCGCCCAGGTGCTGCTCGCCTGGGAGGACCCGGAGCGCATGCACCGCGGCCTGCAGAACGCCGCCTTCTCCGCCGCCGCCCTGTCCGGCATCCGCCGCCGCGGCTGGGCGCAGTCGGTCGGCGAGCGCGAGCAGGGCGTCGCGTCCGTCTCCGCCCCCGTCCGCTCCCCCGGCGGCAAGATCATCGCCGCGGTCTCCGTCTCGGGCCCGCTCGAGCGCCTGTCGCGCCAGCCCGGCCGCATGCACGCCCCCGCCGTCCTCGCCGCCGCCGAGCGGCTGTCCGAGTCCCTGCGCCGCGCCGCCGCCGAATAG
- a CDS encoding NAD(P)H-dependent glycerol-3-phosphate dehydrogenase: protein MSKVAIFSAGSWGTAFSMVLADAGNDVTLWARRDEVVDAINGQRENPDYLPGVELPPSVSATTDVEKAAHGADLVVLATPSQTLRENLTDWAPYLQKDAVLVSMMKGVELGSLKRMSEVIAEVTGAGPERIAVVSGPNLAMEIARREPAASVVACADEDVAKQIQARCHAPAFRPYTSVDVLGCELGGAYKNVVGLAVGMAVGLGFGDNTTASVITRGLAETARLAMALGANPLTLMGLAGLGDLVATCSSPLSRNRSFGEKLGKGMTTEEIYASTRQVAEGAKSCSSLLALAARTGVDAPIAHHVDAVVAGRMTAQEMMDAFIARDTKAETD, encoded by the coding sequence ATGAGCAAGGTCGCGATCTTCAGCGCCGGGTCCTGGGGCACCGCCTTCTCCATGGTGCTGGCCGACGCCGGCAACGACGTGACGCTCTGGGCACGCCGCGACGAGGTCGTCGACGCGATCAACGGCCAGCGCGAGAACCCCGACTACCTGCCCGGCGTCGAGCTCCCGCCGTCGGTCTCCGCGACCACCGACGTCGAGAAGGCCGCCCACGGCGCCGACCTCGTCGTGCTCGCCACCCCCTCGCAGACCCTGCGCGAGAACCTCACCGATTGGGCGCCGTACCTCCAGAAGGACGCCGTGCTCGTCTCGATGATGAAGGGCGTCGAGCTCGGCAGCCTCAAGCGGATGAGCGAGGTGATCGCCGAGGTCACCGGGGCCGGACCCGAGCGGATCGCCGTCGTCAGCGGGCCGAACCTCGCCATGGAGATCGCCCGCCGCGAGCCCGCCGCCTCGGTGGTGGCCTGCGCCGACGAGGACGTCGCCAAGCAGATCCAGGCGCGCTGCCACGCCCCCGCCTTCCGTCCGTACACCAGCGTCGACGTCCTGGGCTGCGAGCTCGGTGGCGCCTACAAGAACGTCGTCGGTCTCGCCGTCGGCATGGCGGTGGGCCTGGGCTTCGGCGACAACACGACGGCCTCCGTCATCACGCGCGGGCTGGCCGAGACCGCCCGCCTCGCGATGGCGCTCGGCGCGAACCCGCTGACCCTGATGGGGCTGGCCGGGCTCGGCGACCTGGTCGCCACCTGCTCCTCGCCGCTCTCGCGCAACCGCAGCTTCGGCGAGAAGCTCGGCAAGGGCATGACCACCGAGGAGATCTATGCCTCGACCCGCCAGGTGGCCGAGGGCGCGAAGTCGTGCTCGTCGCTGCTCGCGCTCGCCGCCCGCACCGGCGTCGACGCCCCGATCGCCCACCACGTCGACGCCGTCGTCGCCGGCCGGATGACCGCGCAGGAGATGATGGACGCGTTCATCGCCCGCGACACCAAGGCCGAGACTGATTGA
- a CDS encoding 1-acyl-sn-glycerol-3-phosphate acyltransferase: MTVRKLQQERGWAWNLAVPIIKPLLLATTKRTWIDGERVPATGGCLVIFNHLSHVDPLTAAHFVYDHGRLPRYLAKSGLFRNKALGGFLTAAGQIPVERLSKNAVGAYDAAVAAVRAGECVVVYPEGTLTRDPALWPMTGKSGAARIALETGCPVIPVGQWGAQELLAPYTKTPHLFPRKRITMKAGAPVDLADLAALERTPAVVQQATDRIMAAVTALVEEIRGETAPAERYDPRRSGVRPTGNPHRTDKTPKTHKKDTA, encoded by the coding sequence GTGACGGTTCGCAAGCTGCAGCAGGAGCGCGGCTGGGCATGGAACCTCGCGGTGCCCATCATCAAGCCGCTGCTCCTCGCCACCACGAAGCGCACCTGGATCGACGGCGAGCGGGTGCCCGCCACCGGCGGCTGCCTGGTGATCTTCAACCACCTCTCGCACGTCGACCCGCTGACCGCCGCGCACTTCGTCTACGACCACGGCCGGCTGCCGCGCTACCTCGCCAAGTCCGGGCTGTTCCGCAACAAGGCCCTCGGTGGCTTCCTCACCGCCGCCGGGCAGATCCCGGTGGAGCGGCTGAGCAAGAACGCCGTCGGGGCGTACGACGCGGCCGTCGCGGCCGTGCGGGCCGGGGAGTGCGTCGTGGTCTACCCCGAGGGCACGCTGACCCGCGACCCGGCGCTGTGGCCGATGACCGGCAAGTCGGGGGCCGCCCGGATCGCGCTGGAGACGGGCTGCCCGGTGATCCCGGTCGGGCAGTGGGGCGCGCAGGAGCTGCTCGCGCCGTACACCAAGACACCCCACCTCTTCCCGCGCAAGCGGATCACCATGAAGGCCGGCGCCCCCGTGGACCTCGCGGACCTGGCGGCGCTGGAGCGCACCCCGGCGGTCGTGCAGCAGGCCACCGACCGGATCATGGCCGCCGTGACCGCGCTCGTCGAGGAGATCCGCGGCGAGACCGCACCCGCCGAGCGCTACGACCCCCGCCGGTCCGGCGTCCGCCCGACCGGCAACCCGCACCGCACCGACAAGACCCCCAAGACGCACAAGAAGGACACCGCATGA
- a CDS encoding HU family DNA-binding protein — translation MNKSQLIDALAARYEGNRKAAAHALESVLDTITREVAKGEKVAITGFGSFEKRIREARWVRNPQTGARIKSKKKAVPKFSPGADLKNVVSGAKKLPKLTLAAPAAAAKKATATATATAGAAASVAKKAAPGGTKKAPAKKAPAKTTAKKASTTAAKKAPAKTAAKKAPAKKASTTTAAKKAPAKKASTTSAAKTTSTSTAKKAPAKAAAAKKAPAKKAPAKKAPAKKAAAKKS, via the coding sequence GTGAACAAGTCTCAGCTCATCGACGCGCTTGCTGCGCGTTACGAGGGGAATCGCAAGGCTGCCGCTCACGCGCTCGAGTCCGTCCTGGACACGATCACCCGCGAGGTGGCGAAGGGCGAGAAGGTCGCCATCACGGGCTTCGGCTCCTTCGAGAAGCGCATCCGGGAGGCTCGGTGGGTCCGCAACCCGCAGACCGGTGCGCGGATCAAGTCGAAGAAGAAGGCCGTGCCGAAGTTCAGCCCCGGCGCCGACCTCAAGAACGTCGTCTCCGGCGCGAAGAAGCTGCCGAAGCTGACCCTCGCCGCCCCGGCTGCGGCCGCCAAGAAGGCGACCGCGACGGCGACCGCCACCGCGGGCGCTGCGGCGTCCGTGGCCAAGAAGGCCGCACCCGGCGGCACGAAGAAGGCGCCGGCGAAGAAGGCTCCCGCCAAGACGACCGCCAAGAAGGCCTCCACGACCGCCGCCAAGAAGGCGCCGGCGAAGACCGCCGCCAAGAAGGCGCCGGCCAAGAAGGCTTCCACCACGACCGCGGCCAAGAAGGCACCGGCCAAGAAGGCCTCGACGACGAGCGCCGCGAAGACGACCAGCACCAGCACGGCGAAGAAGGCCCCGGCCAAGGCCGCCGCCGCCAAGAAGGCGCCGGCGAAGAAGGCCCCGGCCAAGAAGGCGCCCGCGAAGAAGGCCGCCGCCAAGAAGTCCTGA
- a CDS encoding methylated-DNA--[protein]-cysteine S-methyltransferase has protein sequence MWTVIDSPIGELRLVEQAGRITAIEFSPFGDADGRVRGPRDDAHPVLAECARQLGAYFARELKDFDLPLAPVGSAFQQRVWAQLQEIGYGETASYGQVAGRLGLTNAASRAVGLANGRNPIPIVIPCHRVIGANGTLTGYAGGLERKQLLLELEQDALF, from the coding sequence ATGTGGACCGTGATCGACTCACCCATCGGCGAGCTGCGGCTGGTTGAGCAGGCCGGGCGGATCACCGCCATCGAGTTCTCGCCGTTCGGCGACGCCGACGGCCGGGTCCGGGGCCCGCGCGACGACGCCCACCCCGTGCTCGCCGAGTGCGCCCGTCAGCTCGGGGCGTACTTCGCCCGCGAGCTCAAGGACTTCGACCTCCCGCTCGCCCCGGTCGGCAGCGCCTTCCAGCAGCGGGTCTGGGCCCAGCTGCAGGAGATCGGCTACGGCGAGACCGCGTCGTACGGCCAGGTCGCCGGGCGCCTCGGCCTGACCAACGCCGCCTCCCGCGCCGTCGGCCTGGCCAACGGCCGCAACCCGATCCCGATCGTGATCCCGTGCCACCGCGTCATCGGCGCCAACGGCACCCTGACCGGCTACGCCGGCGGTCTCGAGCGCAAGCAGCTCCTCCTCGAGCTCGAGCAGGACGCCCTCTTCTAG
- a CDS encoding NUDIX domain-containing protein, with translation MTGWQTHATRTAYDNHWIRVREDDVTRPDGSAGVYGVVEMKHPAVFVVPVTAAGEVLLVRLHRYPIDRESIEVPAGGSDGEDPLAAAQRELLEETGRTASSWTRLGQFFALNGVANARADVFLARGLTGLEDVGHGAADEGISEVLVVPWAEAMGLVRSGAIHDSEAIAALMLAGLELGLIA, from the coding sequence ATGACCGGCTGGCAGACCCACGCGACGCGCACGGCGTACGACAACCACTGGATCCGCGTCCGCGAGGACGACGTCACGCGGCCGGACGGCTCCGCCGGGGTGTACGGCGTGGTGGAGATGAAGCACCCGGCGGTGTTCGTCGTGCCGGTCACTGCGGCCGGCGAGGTGCTGCTGGTGCGGCTCCACCGCTACCCGATTGACCGCGAGTCGATCGAGGTGCCCGCGGGTGGGTCGGACGGGGAGGACCCGCTGGCGGCCGCCCAGCGGGAGCTGCTGGAGGAGACGGGGCGTACGGCGTCGAGCTGGACGCGGCTGGGGCAGTTCTTCGCGCTGAACGGCGTCGCGAACGCGCGCGCCGACGTGTTCCTGGCGCGCGGGCTGACGGGGCTCGAAGACGTGGGGCACGGTGCGGCCGACGAGGGGATCAGCGAGGTGCTGGTCGTCCCGTGGGCCGAAGCGATGGGACTCGTGCGCAGCGGCGCGATCCACGACAGCGAGGCCATCGCGGCCCTGATGCTCGCCGGGCTGGAGCTGGGACTGATCGCCTGA
- a CDS encoding AlkA N-terminal domain-containing protein, producing MSGVERLDRESCYRAVKSRDRRFDGVFYTAVRTTGIYCRPSCPARTPGFANVTFHPSAAAAQAAGFRACKRCLPDATPGSPDWDVAATAAGRAMRLIADGVVDRAGVEGLAQRVGYTPRHLTRILTAELGAGPLALARAKRAQTARVLIETTDLTYADVAFASGFSSVRQFNDTIREVYAATPTDLRGRRGGRPATGTVTMRLAVRTPYAGRAMLAFLAYHLVPGVEVAGDGFYARTLDLPHGPGTVRLDIDDALDAGRTAFVTATFTLHDLRDTAAAVERARRLVDADCDPLAVDDHFAGDPVVGPLARRTPGLRVPGQVDGDETAVRTVIGQQISVTGARTVTGRLVALHGRPVDTGVPGLTHLFPDAATLAAVDPETLPMPRARGRALVALCAALATGSVALDRGPDRDDVRRALLELPGIGPWTADYVAMRALAHPDVFLPTDIGVRNALAGLGHDPAAVVAASETWRPWRSYALMHLWNTLMPPLPDSLEP from the coding sequence ATGAGCGGAGTGGAGCGGCTGGACCGGGAGTCCTGCTACCGGGCGGTGAAGTCCCGGGACCGGCGCTTCGACGGCGTGTTCTACACCGCCGTGCGGACGACCGGGATCTACTGCCGCCCCTCCTGCCCGGCGCGGACCCCCGGCTTCGCCAATGTCACCTTCCACCCGAGTGCGGCCGCGGCCCAGGCGGCCGGCTTCCGCGCCTGCAAGCGCTGCCTGCCGGACGCGACACCGGGCAGCCCCGACTGGGACGTCGCGGCGACCGCCGCCGGGCGCGCGATGCGGCTGATCGCCGACGGCGTGGTCGACCGCGCGGGCGTGGAGGGGCTGGCGCAGCGGGTCGGCTACACGCCGCGGCACCTGACCCGGATCCTGACGGCCGAGCTCGGGGCGGGTCCGCTGGCCCTGGCGCGGGCGAAGCGGGCGCAGACGGCGCGCGTGCTGATCGAGACGACCGACCTGACCTACGCGGACGTCGCGTTCGCATCCGGCTTCTCCAGCGTGCGGCAGTTCAACGACACGATCCGCGAGGTGTACGCCGCCACCCCCACCGACCTGCGCGGTCGCCGCGGCGGACGCCCCGCCACCGGCACGGTCACGATGCGGCTGGCCGTGCGGACGCCGTACGCCGGACGGGCGATGCTGGCGTTCCTGGCCTACCACCTGGTGCCGGGCGTGGAGGTCGCCGGCGACGGGTTCTACGCCCGCACGCTGGACCTGCCGCACGGGCCCGGCACGGTGCGGCTCGACATCGACGACGCGCTCGACGCGGGGCGGACCGCCTTCGTGACCGCGACGTTCACGCTGCACGACCTGCGCGACACCGCCGCCGCGGTCGAACGGGCCCGACGGCTCGTGGACGCCGACTGCGACCCGCTCGCCGTCGACGACCACTTCGCCGGCGATCCGGTCGTCGGGCCGCTCGCGCGGCGCACGCCGGGGCTGCGGGTGCCCGGTCAGGTCGACGGCGACGAGACCGCGGTCCGCACCGTGATCGGCCAGCAGATCAGCGTCACCGGCGCGCGCACCGTGACCGGTCGTCTGGTCGCGCTGCACGGGCGGCCGGTCGACACCGGCGTCCCGGGGCTGACGCACCTCTTCCCGGACGCGGCCACGCTGGCGGCCGTCGACCCCGAGACGCTCCCGATGCCCAGGGCGCGCGGCCGGGCGCTCGTGGCGCTGTGCGCCGCGCTGGCCACCGGATCGGTCGCGCTGGACCGCGGGCCGGATCGTGACGACGTACGCCGGGCACTGCTGGAGCTGCCGGGCATCGGTCCTTGGACCGCCGACTACGTCGCGATGCGCGCGCTCGCGCACCCCGACGTGTTCCTCCCGACCGACATCGGCGTCCGCAACGCGCTGGCCGGCCTCGGCCACGACCCGGCGGCGGTGGTCGCCGCGAGCGAGACCTGGCGCCCCTGGCGCTCGTACGCCCTCATGCACCTCTGGAACACCCTGATGCCACCCCTGCCCGACAGCTTGGAGCCCTGA